ATCACGCCGGAAACCATCAAGGCTTATGGCTTGGGCCTGGCGCCGGACGGCTGGCAGAACGCTCTGGGGTTCCTGCGCCAAAAGGGGTATACTGATCAGGAGATGCTGGATTCCGGACTTGTGATGCGCAGTGAAAATGGGCGCATGTACGATCGCTTCAGGAACCGCATCATGTTTCCGATTCTGAACGCTACAGGCCGGATTATCGGCTTTGGCGGCAGGCGGATCAATGAGGATGATCATGGACCAAAGTATTTGAACTCACCGGAAACCATGGTTTTTTCAAAAGGAACCGAGCTTTTTAATATGAATCACGCTAAAAGCAGCATCGTCGGTGGGCAGATGCTTATCGTCGAAGGCTATATGGATGTGATCTCACTTTATCAACACGGCGTGCGCAATACGGTAGCTGCGCTCGGCACCGCTTTTACGGCTTATCATGCCGCTCTTCTGGGGCGCTATGTGGGTGAGGTGGTGCTCTGCTTTGACGGCGACGCTGCCGGAGAAAGCGCTACGCAAAAAGCCATAACGATCTTGAAAAATACACCGTTGAATGTTAAAATATTAAGGTTACCCATTGAGGATGACCCAGACACCTATATCCAGAAGCATGGCAGAGATGCCTTTGAAAAAAAAATCACTGAAGCCATCACCATTGTCGAGTACGAAATCGGTCTTCTGAGAAAGAAATTTGATCTCAGCCAGACCGATGGCCGGATTAAATATATCAATCAGGCCATCGCGGTACTCAGACAGCTCTCCGATGAGGTTCAGATTGATCTTTACAGTAAACGCCTTGCCAGAGAAACCGGGATTGACCTGAAAGTTATAAGACGAGAGGTTTACCGCAAAAAGCCCATGGATCTGACAGAAGAGGATGTTGGCGAAAAAGTTGACTACTGGCAGAAAATGCCAAAAGCCTATGAGGAAGCCCAGATTCTTTTTCTGAGAAAGGGCATGATGGAGCCGGAGGTCTTTAAATCTGGAAGGCTGAGGGCAGAGCACTTCAGTCCGGGGTTTTTCAGAGAGCTTTATGAGCTTATTACAGGGCTGTTTGAAAAAGGAGAGCAGCTGTCGCCGGCAGCGCTCATGAATCATTTTGAGGATGTGGAGCAGGTGAAGCCAGTATCCGCTATTTTGATGGACGATACCCCCATCGAAGGCGCAAAGCTTGAGGAATGTATCAAGACCATCATGTATTTTTACCGGTCTGCCGAAATAGAGCGGATCAAACAGGAAATCAGTAAAGCGAGCGAGGAAGAAGCCGCCGTTTTAATGGATAAAATGATCACATTGAAAAAAGAAATGTAGCAAGTTATGATCGAAAGTCAGGAGGATATAAATGGCTGAAGCAAAGAAGAAAAAAGTAAAACCAGATATGGAGGAATTGCTCGACGAGGTTGATGCAATCGCCGATCTGGAGGCAATGCCGGAAGTTCAGACACTGATCAAGCGCGGCAAGGAAAAGGGTTCCTTAAACAACGCCGATTTTGAGGAAGTGCTTGAAAAGACAGATCTGGACCCGGAAGAGATTGATTCCATCTATCTGCTTTTACAGAAGGAAGGCATTGACTTAACCTTCCAGGATATGGATATTGAGACCGATGATATTGATCTGGATATCGACATTGATGTGGCAGAGCTGGAAGAAATTGAGATTGAGGAGGATCCCGTCAAGGATATAGACCTGGGGGATAGCGTCAGTGTCAATGACCCGGTGCGCTTGTATTTAAAGGAAATCGGCAAGGTGCCGCTCTTGACTGCGGAACAGGAAATGGGCATTGCCAAGCGTATGGAAGCTGGCGATGACGAAGCCAAGAAAGAGCTGGCTGAGGCTAACCTGCGTCTGGTTGTCAGCATCGCCAAACGCTATGTGGGCCGCGGCATGTCTTTTCTGGACCTCATTCAGGAAGGAAACCTTGGCCTGATCAAAGCGGTAGAAAAATTCGACTATACCAAGGGCTTTAAGTTCAGCACCTATGCGACCTGGTGGATTCGTCAGGCCATCACCCGCGCCATTGCGGATCAGGCCAGAACCATTCGTATTCCTGTGCATATGGTTGAGACCATCAACAAGCTCATTCGTGTGTCCAGACAGCTGCTTCAGGAGCTTGGGCGTGAACCCACGCCGGCAGAAATCGGCAAAGAGATGGGCTTCTCAGAAGAAAAGGTCCGAGAAATTCAGAAAATTGCTCAAGACCCGGTATCCCTGGAAACCCCAATCGGCGAGGAAGAAGACAGCCATCTGGGGGACTTCATTGAGGATGACAATGCCCCGGCGCCTTCAGAAGCAGCGTCCTATGCTCTTTTGAAAGAACAGCTCATGGAAGTACTCAACACGCTGACCGAGCGTGAAGAAAAAGTACTGCGCCTGCGTTTTGGACTGGATGACGGACGCGCCCGTACCCTCGAAGAGGTTGGCAAGGAGTTCAATGTTACAAGAGAACGTATCCGTCAGATTGAAGCCAAGGCGCTCAGAAAGCTGAGACACCCGAGCAGAAGTAAAAAATTAAAGGATTATTTGACCTAAAATGATGACACCACGTTTGCAGGTGATTGCAGATAATGTATTAAAAAATGAAAGCATGGCAGATATCGGTACAGACCACGGATATCTGCCTGTTTATCTAATGGAGCAGGGCTTTATTCCCTGCGCCGTCGCGGCGGACATCAATGAAAAGCCTCTCAAGAAAGCAGAGCAGCTTGTGGCCCGGTCGGGCTATGAGAAGCAGATTGAAACGCGTTTGGGTACAGGTCTTTCTGTCTTAAGCCCCGGAGAAGCCGGGACGATTGTCATGGCGGGCATGGGCGGCTACCTGATAAGAGATCTTCTGACAGAATCTCAAGAGGTGGCGGCCTCGGCAAAACGCCTGGTGCTCCAGCCCATGAACAACGCCTTTATTGTCAGGCATTTTCTGGAGGACAATGGCTTTATGATTGTAAATGAGGATCTGGCAAAAGAAGAACGCAGGGTCTATGAAATTATAGTAGCTGAAAAGGGTAAAATGTCCATTGAAAACGATCTGGATTACCTGATTGGCTATGAGGCCAAAAGGCGTAAACACCCGCTTTTGCCAGAGCTGATCGACCGTAAGCTGGAGCTTGAAAATAAAATAATTGAGAATACAAAAAACAAGCAGACAGAAATGGCCAGAAAACAGTATCATAAAAGCACAGCCATTGCGGCTGCGCTGATGGAGGTGAAAAATGGCTGTAAAATGCAGTGAAATAACAAAAGTGATTGAGACTGTGGCTCCGAGAAACCTCGCGGAATCATGGGATAACGTCGGCCTTCAGATCGGCTCTTTTCAGAAAAGAGTAAAGAAAGTATTGCTGACGCTAGATGTTACAGAGGCTGTCGTGCGGGAAGCCGTTATGGAAAAAGCGGATATGATTATTGCACACCACCCTTTTATTTTTAATGGCATCAAATCCATTTGTACCGATGAGCTGAAGGGAAAAATTGTGGCAGAGCTGATCCGTAATGATATCAGCCTGTATGTAGCGCACACCAACCTGGATAAGGCGGAGCTCGGCCTCAATGATTATATCGCGAAAACACTCGGCATTGAGCAACGCCAGCCACTGGACCCTTCCGATGAGGATAAGCTCTATAAAATCGTGGTTTATGTGCCTGTGGATTACACGGATAAAATTGTTGAAGTGATGGGGGACAGCGGCGCTGGCTTTATCGGCAATTACAGCCACTGCACCTACCGCACCGTAGGTCAGGGAACCTTCAAGCCCCTTGAAGGTACAGATCCTTTTATCGGTGAGGAGGGTGAGGTGGCAACCGTCAAAGAAGATCGTGTGGAAACCATTATTGACGGTAAGATGATGAAAACCCTCATTCAAAAGCTTAAAAAAGTCCATCCTTACGAGGAGATGGCTTATGATTTATATCCCCTTGAGAACGGTTTGCTTTTAAACCAGAATGGCCTTGGCAAAATTGGCACCTTAAAAGAAGCCATGGCGCCCGTTGCCTTTATTGAGCATGTAAAAAAAGCGTTGAATCTTTCCCATGTGAGGGCGGCGGGGAATGAGCCGGCAAAAGTCAAAAAGGTGGCTCTGTGCACGGGCAGCGGAGCAGAGTTTATCGGACTGGCAAAGGTCAAAAAGGCGGATGTTTACATTACTGGCGATTTGAAATACCACGACGCCCAGAGAGCGGCTGAAAATAACCTGTGGGTCATTGACGCCGGTCACTTCGGGACAGAAAAAATGGTCGTGGGCCTGCTTGAAAACCTGCTTCGGGAAAATGTGAACGATCCGGAGATTGAGTATGTTCGATCAAATTACAATGAAGATTTTATGCGCTATTATTAAGCAGAATTGACAGAGTATAAGGAGACAGATAGATGAAAGTTTTAGTTTGCGGCGGGGCCGGCTATATCGGCTCCCATGTAGTCAGAGTGCTTTTGGATAAAGGTTACGAGGTCGTGGTACTGGATAATTTATCCACCGGACACCGCCAGTCGGTTCCAGAAGAGGCAGCACTGGAGGTTGGCGATATTCGTGATGCCGCCTGTCTTGAGAGACTGTTTTTACGCCATGAGGTTGATTGTGTCATGCATTTCTGTGCGAATTCACTGGTGGGTGAGAGCATGGAAAAGCCCATTGAGTATTATGACAATAACGTTTACGGGACACTGTGCCTGCTGCGTTCCATGGTCAACAATGATATTAAACATTTTATTTTCTCATCGACCGCGGCAACCTACGGAGAGCCGGAACGCCTTCCCATTGATGAGGACACGCCCAAGCATCCCACCAACACCTATGGTGAAACAAAGCTGGCTGTTGAGAAAATGCTGCATTGGATGGAGGTTGCCTATGGACTTCACTACAAGGTGTTCCGCTATTTCAACGCTTCCGGGGCACACCCGAGCGGGGAGATCGGCGAGGACCATGCGCCTGAAACCCATCTGATCCCGCTGATTTTAAAAACAGCTCAGGGCATTCGCGATAAGATTTATGTCTTTGGCGATGACTACGATACCCCAGACGGCAGCTGTATTCGCGATTATATCCATGTCATGGACATTGCGGAGGCCCATATTCTGGGCATGGAGGATCTGGTGAAATCCGAAACCAGTGATGTTTATAATCTTGGCAACGGCAATGGCTTCTCAGTTCTGGAAGTCATTGAAAAGGTTAAAGCGGTTACCGGAAAAGACTTTACGGTTGAAATCGCAGACCGCCGGGCAGGCGACCCGGGAGTCTTAATTGCCAGTTCAGAAAAAGCACAGAAAGCACTGGGCTGGTCACCGGTCAATTCATCACTTGAATACATCATAGAAACCGCCTGGAAATGGCATCAGGGACATCCTGAGGGCTACGGCCTTGTTTAATGTGCCTTATAAAAAACATGAAACAGAGATTGATTCTTTGAATTCGTGTATGGTTTAGTGTATAATTATAAAAATAAGTTATGAAACAGTAAAATTTTATTCTGTCACAAGGACGGGCGGTTCCCGCCCTTACAGGAGAGGAGAGAATATGAAGAAATTATTAACAGGTAATGAAGCCATTGCCCGTGGAGCCTGGGAAGCCGGCGTTAAGTTTGCTACTGCTTAT
The DNA window shown above is from Eubacterium limosum and carries:
- a CDS encoding tRNA (adenine(22)-N(1))-methyltransferase, which produces MMTPRLQVIADNVLKNESMADIGTDHGYLPVYLMEQGFIPCAVAADINEKPLKKAEQLVARSGYEKQIETRLGTGLSVLSPGEAGTIVMAGMGGYLIRDLLTESQEVAASAKRLVLQPMNNAFIVRHFLEDNGFMIVNEDLAKEERRVYEIIVAEKGKMSIENDLDYLIGYEAKRRKHPLLPELIDRKLELENKIIENTKNKQTEMARKQYHKSTAIAAALMEVKNGCKMQ
- the galE gene encoding UDP-glucose 4-epimerase GalE, giving the protein MKVLVCGGAGYIGSHVVRVLLDKGYEVVVLDNLSTGHRQSVPEEAALEVGDIRDAACLERLFLRHEVDCVMHFCANSLVGESMEKPIEYYDNNVYGTLCLLRSMVNNDIKHFIFSSTAATYGEPERLPIDEDTPKHPTNTYGETKLAVEKMLHWMEVAYGLHYKVFRYFNASGAHPSGEIGEDHAPETHLIPLILKTAQGIRDKIYVFGDDYDTPDGSCIRDYIHVMDIAEAHILGMEDLVKSETSDVYNLGNGNGFSVLEVIEKVKAVTGKDFTVEIADRRAGDPGVLIASSEKAQKALGWSPVNSSLEYIIETAWKWHQGHPEGYGLV
- a CDS encoding Nif3-like dinuclear metal center hexameric protein, which produces MAVKCSEITKVIETVAPRNLAESWDNVGLQIGSFQKRVKKVLLTLDVTEAVVREAVMEKADMIIAHHPFIFNGIKSICTDELKGKIVAELIRNDISLYVAHTNLDKAELGLNDYIAKTLGIEQRQPLDPSDEDKLYKIVVYVPVDYTDKIVEVMGDSGAGFIGNYSHCTYRTVGQGTFKPLEGTDPFIGEEGEVATVKEDRVETIIDGKMMKTLIQKLKKVHPYEEMAYDLYPLENGLLLNQNGLGKIGTLKEAMAPVAFIEHVKKALNLSHVRAAGNEPAKVKKVALCTGSGAEFIGLAKVKKADVYITGDLKYHDAQRAAENNLWVIDAGHFGTEKMVVGLLENLLRENVNDPEIEYVRSNYNEDFMRYY
- the rpoD gene encoding RNA polymerase sigma factor RpoD, whose amino-acid sequence is MAEAKKKKVKPDMEELLDEVDAIADLEAMPEVQTLIKRGKEKGSLNNADFEEVLEKTDLDPEEIDSIYLLLQKEGIDLTFQDMDIETDDIDLDIDIDVAELEEIEIEEDPVKDIDLGDSVSVNDPVRLYLKEIGKVPLLTAEQEMGIAKRMEAGDDEAKKELAEANLRLVVSIAKRYVGRGMSFLDLIQEGNLGLIKAVEKFDYTKGFKFSTYATWWIRQAITRAIADQARTIRIPVHMVETINKLIRVSRQLLQELGREPTPAEIGKEMGFSEEKVREIQKIAQDPVSLETPIGEEEDSHLGDFIEDDNAPAPSEAASYALLKEQLMEVLNTLTEREEKVLRLRFGLDDGRARTLEEVGKEFNVTRERIRQIEAKALRKLRHPSRSKKLKDYLT
- the dnaG gene encoding DNA primase, with amino-acid sequence MAPRYSEEVINQVLQANDIVDVVSEYVTLKKAGSSYKGKCPFHNEKTASFTVSPDKQLYHCFGCGVGGNVIGFVMAIENLPFVDALKFLARRAHIILPENGSSAEDSERYRKKERLYELHRELANYYYLCLKKNRNAQYYLAGRKITPETIKAYGLGLAPDGWQNALGFLRQKGYTDQEMLDSGLVMRSENGRMYDRFRNRIMFPILNATGRIIGFGGRRINEDDHGPKYLNSPETMVFSKGTELFNMNHAKSSIVGGQMLIVEGYMDVISLYQHGVRNTVAALGTAFTAYHAALLGRYVGEVVLCFDGDAAGESATQKAITILKNTPLNVKILRLPIEDDPDTYIQKHGRDAFEKKITEAITIVEYEIGLLRKKFDLSQTDGRIKYINQAIAVLRQLSDEVQIDLYSKRLARETGIDLKVIRREVYRKKPMDLTEEDVGEKVDYWQKMPKAYEEAQILFLRKGMMEPEVFKSGRLRAEHFSPGFFRELYELITGLFEKGEQLSPAALMNHFEDVEQVKPVSAILMDDTPIEGAKLEECIKTIMYFYRSAEIERIKQEISKASEEEAAVLMDKMITLKKEM